One window from the genome of Cucumis melo cultivar AY chromosome 12, USDA_Cmelo_AY_1.0, whole genome shotgun sequence encodes:
- the LOC103486760 gene encoding signaling peptide TAXIMIN 1-like, producing the protein MCCCCSEKCNCRPLGFLLGLPFAFLSIFVGFVGVVIWIVGSVLSCICPCCFCVTVVIEFALALINAPILVMKWFTSKIPC; encoded by the exons ATGTGTTGCTGCTGTTCTGAGAAATGTAACTGCAGGCCTCTCGGCTTTCTTCTTGGCTTGCCGTTTGCCTTTCTCTCCATTTTTGTTGGCTTCGTTGGTGTTGTTATTTGGATAGTTGG ATCGGTTCTGAGTTGCATATGTCCTTGCTGCTTTTGTGTGACTGTGGTAATTGAGTTCGCATTGGCTTTGATCAATGCTCCAATTCTAGTCATGAAATGGTTCACCTCCAAAATCCCATGTTAG
- the LOC103486768 gene encoding pentatricopeptide repeat-containing protein At1g28690, mitochondrial — MKNGRFTSVTHRVFSSLSDYVPSFAPIQTSNQTSTSLSSALQHYINSDDPSHGLKIHAHILKTGFIPNTNISIKLLILHLKCKSLKFARQVFDALPQKTLSAYNYMIGGYIKMGKVPESLPLVRELIFSGEKPDGFTFSMLLKASTLAHEDFLPHSLGRVVHAQILKSNVPPDDVLYTALIDSCIKNGDIYFARMVFDLMLKKNVICSTSMISGYMNQGLVNDAEEIFSKTVEKDIVVFNAMIEGYSKTHEHARKSFEVYIDMQRMCFSPNISTFSSVIGACSVLAALEAGQQIQCQLMKTKFFTDIRMGSALIDMYSKCGRTDDARQVFDQMRERNVFSWTSMIDGYGKNGYPSEALKLFCIMQEKHQIQPNLVTFLSALSACAHGGLVEEGWEIFESMERDYSLKPKMEHYACMVDLLGRAGSLLQAWEFVMQMPETPNSDVWAALLSSAKLHGNVEMACTAANELFKLNANSRPGAYVALSNTFAEAGKWNNVSELREIMKIKRVKCKGSSWFGAGDGSL, encoded by the coding sequence atgaaaaatggcaGATTTACATCAGTTACACACCGTGTATTCTCATCACTGAGTGACTATGTTCCCTCCTTTGCTCCAATCCAAACTTCGAACCAAACATCCACTTCTCTGTCATCAGCTCTACAACATTACATCAATTCAGATGACCCTTCTCATGGCCTAAAGATTCATGCCCATATTCTCAAAACTGGCTTCATACCCAATACAAATATCTCCATTAAGCTCCTCATATTGCACCTGAAATGTAAGTCATTAAAGTTTGCACGCCAGGTGTTCGATGCATTGCCTCAAAAGACTCTTTCTGCTTACAATTACATGATTGGTGGGTACATAAAGATGGGAAAAGTACCAGAATCTCTTCCTCTCGTACGTGAGCTCATTTTTTCAGGTGAAAAGCCTGATGGGTTTACATTTTCAATGCTTTTAAAGGCATCTACACTTGCACATGAGGACTTTCTACCGCATAGTTTAGGACGAGTGGTTCATGCTCAGATATTGAAGTCAAATGTCCCACCAGATGATGTACTTTACACAGCACTTATTGACTCATGTATTAAGAACGGTGACATATATTTTGCTAGGATGGTGTTTGATTTGATGTTGAAAAAGAATGTGATATGTTCAACATCAATGATTTCAGGATATATGAATCAGGGGTTGGTGAACGATGCTGAAGAAATTTTTAGCAAGACTGTTGAAAAGGATATAGTTGTATTCAATGCAATGATTGAAGGTTATAGTAAAACACATGAACATGCCAGGAAATCGTTTGAGGTTTACATTGACATGCAACGTATGTGTTTTTCACCAAATATTTCAACATTTTCCAGTGTGATTGGTGCTTGTTCAGTGTTGGCAGCACTTGAAGCAGGACAACAGATCCAATGTCAACTTATGAAGACTAAATTCTTCACAGATATTAGAATGGGAAGTGCTCTTATAGACATGTACTCCAAATGTGGCAGAACAGACGACGCTCGTCAAGTGTTTGATCAAATGCGAGAAAGAAACGTCTTCTCATGGACATCTATGATAGATGGATATGGTAAAAATGGATACCCAAGTGAAGCACTTAAGCTCTTTTGCATTATGCAAGAGAAACACCAGATTCAGCCAAACTTAGTTACCTTTCTTAGCGCTCTCTCAGCTTGTGCACATGGAGGGCTAGTAGAGGAAGGCTGGGAAATTTTTGAAAGCATGGAGAGAGACTACTCATTGAAACCGAAAATGGAGCATTATGCATGTATGGTTGATCTGCTGGGGCGTGCAGGAAGTTTACTTCAGGCATGGGAATTCGTTATGCAAATGCCTGAGACTCCTAATTCTGATGTATGGGCAGCTCTACTAAGCTCAGCCAAGCTTCATGGCAATGTTGAAATGGCCTGCACGGCTGCCAATGAACTATTTAAGCTGAATGCCAACAGTCGACCAGGGGCTTATGTGGCATTGTCTAATACTTTTGCAGAAGCTGGGAAATGGAACAATGTTAGTGAACTTAGAGAGATTATGAAGATAAAAAGAGTTAAATGTAAAGGTAGCAGCTGGTTTGGGGCTGGTGATGGTAGCTTATGa